A single window of Streptomyces sp. NBC_00464 DNA harbors:
- a CDS encoding acyl carrier protein, which translates to MAATQKEILDGLAEIVNEIAGIPAEDVELEKSFTDDLDVDSLSMVEVVVAAEERFDVKIPDEDVKNLKTVGDATEYILKHQG; encoded by the coding sequence ATGGCCGCCACGCAGAAGGAGATCCTCGACGGTCTCGCCGAGATCGTCAACGAGATCGCCGGTATCCCGGCCGAGGACGTCGAGCTGGAGAAGTCCTTCACCGACGACCTGGACGTCGACTCGCTGTCCATGGTCGAGGTCGTCGTCGCCGCCGAGGAGCGCTTCGACGTCAAGATCCCCGACGAGGACGTCAAGAACCTCAAGACGGTGGGCGACGCCACCGAGTACATCCTCAAGCACCAGGGCTGA
- a CDS encoding ketoacyl-ACP synthase III: protein MSKIKPSKGAPYARIMGVGGYRPTRVVPNEVILETIDSSDEWIRSRSGIASRHWASEQETVSAMSVEASGKAIADAGITPEQIGAVIVSTVSHFKQTPAIATEIAHKVGAGKPAAFDISAGCAGFGYGLTLAKGMIVEGSAEYVLVIGVERLSDLTDLSDRATAFLFGDGAGAVIVGPSKEPAIGPTVWGSEGDKSDTIKQTVAWDTFHADRPEKFPAITQEGQAVFRWAVFEMAKVAQQALEAAGIAPEDLDVFIPHQANMRIIDSMVKTLKLPEHVMVARDVETTGNTSAASIPLAMERLLATGQAKSGDTALVIGFGAGLVYAATVVTLP from the coding sequence ATGTCGAAGATCAAGCCCAGCAAGGGCGCCCCGTACGCACGGATCATGGGTGTCGGCGGCTACCGCCCGACCCGTGTCGTGCCCAACGAGGTGATCCTCGAGACGATCGACTCGTCCGACGAGTGGATCCGCTCCCGGTCCGGAATCGCCAGCCGTCACTGGGCCTCCGAGCAGGAGACCGTGTCCGCGATGTCCGTCGAGGCGTCCGGCAAGGCCATCGCCGACGCCGGGATCACGCCGGAGCAGATCGGCGCGGTCATCGTCTCCACCGTCTCGCACTTCAAGCAGACCCCGGCCATCGCGACCGAGATCGCCCACAAGGTCGGCGCGGGCAAGCCCGCCGCCTTCGACATCTCGGCCGGCTGCGCGGGCTTCGGCTACGGCCTGACGCTCGCCAAGGGCATGATCGTCGAGGGCTCCGCGGAGTACGTACTCGTGATCGGCGTGGAGCGGCTGAGCGACCTCACCGACCTGAGCGACCGCGCGACGGCGTTCCTGTTCGGCGACGGAGCCGGTGCCGTGATCGTCGGCCCGTCCAAGGAGCCGGCCATCGGCCCGACGGTCTGGGGCTCCGAGGGCGACAAGTCCGACACGATCAAGCAGACCGTGGCGTGGGACACCTTCCACGCCGACCGGCCGGAGAAGTTCCCCGCCATCACGCAGGAGGGCCAGGCGGTCTTCCGCTGGGCCGTCTTCGAGATGGCGAAGGTCGCCCAGCAGGCGCTGGAAGCGGCCGGGATCGCCCCGGAAGACCTGGACGTCTTCATCCCGCACCAGGCCAACATGCGGATCATCGACTCGATGGTGAAGACCCTGAAGCTGCCGGAACACGTCATGGTCGCCCGTGACGTGGAGACCACCGGCAACACCTCCGCCGCCTCGATTCCGCTCGCAATGGAGCGGCTTCTGGCGACCGGTCAGGCGAAGAGCGGCGACACCGCGCTCGTCATCGGCTTCGGGGCGGGTCTCGTCTACGCCGCAACGGTCGTTACCCTCCCCTAG
- a CDS encoding ACP S-malonyltransferase has translation MLVLVAPGQGAQTPGFLTPWLDLPGASDRIAAWSDAIELDLAHFGTKADAEEIRDTAVAQPLLVAAGLLSAAALDASPGVVAGHSVGEITAAALAGVIGDEAALRFVRTRGLGMAEAAAVTETGMAALLGGDPEVTVAHLEKLGLTPANVNGAGQIVAAGTAAQIAALTEDKPEGVRRVVPLKVAGAFHTHHMAPAVERLREAATALEVSDPAVTYVSNADGQTVATGAEVISRLVGQVANPVRWDLCMETFKALGVTALIEACPGGTLTGLAKRALPGVQTLALKTPDDLDAARALIAEHAGA, from the coding sequence GTGCTCGTACTCGTCGCTCCCGGCCAAGGCGCTCAGACGCCCGGCTTCCTGACTCCCTGGCTCGACCTCCCCGGTGCCTCCGACCGCATCGCGGCCTGGTCCGACGCCATCGAGCTCGACCTTGCCCACTTCGGCACGAAGGCCGATGCGGAGGAGATCCGTGACACCGCGGTGGCTCAGCCGCTACTGGTCGCCGCCGGTCTGCTCTCCGCCGCCGCGCTCGACGCGTCGCCGGGTGTCGTCGCAGGTCACAGCGTTGGCGAAATCACCGCGGCCGCTCTCGCCGGAGTCATCGGCGACGAGGCGGCGCTGCGTTTCGTACGCACCCGTGGGCTCGGCATGGCCGAGGCCGCGGCGGTCACCGAGACCGGCATGGCCGCGCTGCTCGGCGGCGACCCCGAGGTCACCGTCGCGCACCTGGAGAAGCTCGGTCTGACGCCCGCGAACGTCAACGGGGCCGGTCAGATCGTCGCCGCCGGCACGGCTGCGCAGATCGCCGCGCTCACCGAGGACAAGCCCGAGGGCGTGCGCCGGGTGGTCCCGCTCAAGGTCGCCGGTGCGTTCCACACGCACCACATGGCTCCCGCGGTCGAACGTCTCCGTGAGGCCGCCACGGCTCTGGAGGTCTCCGACCCGGCCGTGACATATGTCTCGAACGCCGACGGGCAGACCGTGGCCACCGGCGCGGAGGTCATCTCCCGGCTGGTCGGCCAGGTCGCCAACCCGGTCCGCTGGGACCTGTGCATGGAGACGTTCAAGGCGCTGGGCGTCACCGCGCTCATCGAGGCCTGCCCCGGCGGCACGCTGACCGGCCTGGCCAAGCGCGCACTGCCCGGCGTGCAGACCCTCGCGCTCAAGACCCCCGACGACCTCGACGCGGCCCGCGCGCTCATCGCTGAGCACGCAGGCGCCTAA
- a CDS encoding PucR family transcriptional regulator codes for MPRPDPEQPAANAAHLHAATLKRLEQSSGRLAANAIARMDESLPWYRAMPPENRSWIGLVAQAGIAAFTEWFRHPETPQAISTDVFGTAPRELTRAITLRQTVEMVRTTIEVMEAAIDEVAAPGDESVLREALLVYAREIAFATAQVYAQAAEARGAWDARLESLVVNAVLSGEADEGAVSRAAALGWNSPEHVCVLLGTAPDGDSELTVEAIRRAARHAKLQVLTGVLGNRLVVIAGGSDNPLQVAKALIGPYAAGPVVAGPVVPDLLAATRSAQAAAAGLKACSAWQDAPRPVLADDLLPERAMAGDPAARDQLVEEIYRPLEEAGSALLETLSVYLEQASSLEGAARMLFVHPNTVRYRLRRVTDVTGWSPSDVRSAFTLRIALILGRLADRDLQS; via the coding sequence GTGCCCCGACCCGATCCTGAGCAGCCCGCTGCGAACGCCGCCCATCTCCATGCCGCGACCCTGAAACGGCTGGAGCAGTCCTCCGGCCGGCTGGCCGCGAACGCGATCGCCCGCATGGACGAGTCGCTGCCCTGGTACCGGGCGATGCCACCGGAGAACCGGTCCTGGATCGGCCTGGTGGCCCAGGCCGGTATCGCCGCGTTCACGGAGTGGTTCCGGCATCCGGAGACCCCGCAGGCGATCTCCACCGATGTGTTCGGTACGGCTCCGCGCGAGCTGACCCGGGCGATCACGCTGCGGCAGACCGTCGAGATGGTGCGGACGACCATCGAGGTCATGGAGGCCGCGATCGACGAAGTCGCCGCGCCCGGCGACGAGTCGGTACTGCGTGAGGCGCTGCTCGTCTATGCGCGGGAGATCGCCTTCGCGACCGCGCAGGTGTACGCCCAGGCCGCCGAGGCCCGGGGCGCCTGGGACGCCCGCCTCGAATCGCTCGTGGTCAACGCGGTGCTGTCCGGGGAGGCCGACGAGGGCGCCGTGTCCCGGGCCGCCGCGCTCGGCTGGAACTCGCCCGAGCATGTATGCGTGCTGCTCGGTACGGCCCCGGACGGGGACAGCGAGCTGACGGTGGAGGCGATCCGCCGGGCCGCCCGGCACGCCAAGCTCCAGGTCCTGACCGGGGTGCTGGGCAACCGCCTGGTCGTCATCGCGGGCGGCAGCGACAACCCGCTCCAGGTCGCGAAGGCGCTGATCGGCCCGTATGCGGCGGGTCCGGTCGTCGCCGGTCCCGTGGTGCCGGACCTGCTGGCGGCCACCCGGTCCGCGCAGGCGGCCGCCGCCGGACTCAAGGCGTGCAGCGCCTGGCAGGACGCCCCGCGGCCCGTCCTCGCGGACGATCTGCTGCCGGAGCGCGCGATGGCGGGCGACCCTGCCGCGCGCGATCAGTTGGTGGAGGAGATCTACAGACCGCTCGAAGAAGCAGGTTCGGCCCTCCTGGAGACGCTGAGTGTGTATCTGGAACAGGCGAGCAGCCTCGAAGGTGCGGCCCGGATGCTGTTCGTCCACCCCAACACCGTGCGCTACCGGCTCCGACGTGTGACAGACGTCACCGGCTGGTCGCCCTCCGACGTCCGCTCGGCGTTCACTCTGCGGATCGCCCTGATCCTGGGGCGCTTGGCCGACAGAGATCTCCAGTCCTAG
- a CDS encoding pirin family protein, giving the protein MISVCRSGDRFRGGDGAAGIESRHSFSFGTFYDPDNLRFGPILACNEERLAPGAGFEEHPHSHTEIVTWVVEGELTHRDSAGHATVVRPGDVQHLSAASGVRHVERNDGEGPLTFLQMWLAPLEPSGEPAYTTVPGIADSTPYALPEAGAMLHVRRLTEGERTAVPDAPQVYVHVVAGDVRLGDEALAAGDAVRIAGEEGLELVAGGAAEVLIWELPA; this is encoded by the coding sequence GTGATTTCCGTATGTCGCTCGGGCGACCGCTTCAGAGGCGGGGACGGGGCGGCCGGCATCGAGTCCCGGCACTCCTTCTCCTTCGGCACCTTCTACGACCCCGACAACCTCCGCTTCGGCCCGATCCTGGCCTGCAACGAGGAGCGCCTCGCCCCCGGCGCGGGCTTCGAGGAGCACCCGCACAGCCACACGGAGATCGTGACCTGGGTGGTGGAGGGCGAGCTGACCCACCGCGACTCGGCCGGTCACGCCACGGTCGTACGGCCCGGGGACGTCCAGCACCTCAGCGCCGCATCCGGCGTCCGGCACGTCGAACGCAACGACGGGGAAGGCCCGTTGACGTTCCTCCAGATGTGGCTCGCACCCCTGGAACCGAGCGGCGAACCCGCGTACACGACCGTCCCCGGCATCGCCGACTCCACCCCGTACGCCCTGCCGGAAGCCGGCGCGATGCTCCATGTGCGCCGGCTGACCGAAGGGGAGCGCACGGCGGTGCCGGACGCGCCGCAGGTGTACGTGCATGTGGTGGCCGGGGACGTGCGGCTCGGCGACGAGGCGCTGGCGGCCGGCGACGCGGTGCGGATCGCCGGGGAGGAGGGCCTGGAGCTGGTGGCGGGCGGGGCGGCCGAGGTGCTGATCTGGGAACTGCCGGCCTGA
- a CDS encoding GNAT family N-acetyltransferase produces MTDIARATASDVPALAAVLASAYAEDPVWSWLMPHDRDRRLRLLFTAHLAQQVPAGRVWTDPDRTVAAVWAEPGQWKLPVSYLLRNAGTLLRAGRAQLPRTGLRLLALEHRHPAEPAHWYVEYIGTHADARGTGRGSQVLGGLLEQADTDGRPVFLESSNRRNLTFYERHGFAVHEEMAFRSGPPMWSMWRRDTGQ; encoded by the coding sequence ATGACCGACATAGCCCGCGCCACCGCCTCCGACGTCCCGGCGCTCGCCGCCGTCCTCGCCAGTGCCTACGCCGAGGACCCCGTCTGGTCCTGGCTGATGCCGCACGACCGGGACCGGCGGCTGCGGCTGCTGTTCACCGCGCATCTGGCCCAGCAGGTGCCTGCGGGCCGGGTGTGGACCGACCCGGACCGCACGGTGGCGGCGGTGTGGGCGGAACCCGGGCAGTGGAAGCTCCCGGTGAGCTACCTGCTGCGCAACGCGGGCACGCTGCTGCGGGCGGGCCGGGCCCAACTCCCCCGGACGGGCCTGCGGTTGCTGGCGCTGGAGCACCGCCATCCGGCCGAGCCCGCGCACTGGTACGTCGAGTACATCGGCACCCACGCCGACGCGCGCGGCACGGGGCGCGGGTCTCAGGTGCTGGGCGGGCTGCTGGAGCAGGCCGACACGGACGGGCGGCCGGTGTTCCTGGAGTCGAGCAACCGGCGCAACCTGACGTTCTACGAGCGGCACGGGTTCGCCGTGCACGAGGAGATGGCGTTCCGGTCCGGGCCGCCGATGTGGTCGATGTGGCGCCGGGACACCGGTCAGTAG
- a CDS encoding alkaline phosphatase family protein, with protein sequence MTFSTHELPLTRRRMLQTAAVTLGAIAAGPVAGAVGGAQASAAEYHLPKGFNGDISDLKHVVILMQENRSFDHYLGQLPGVRGHHDKQVLKFQDGTDVFQQRDATGAIVTPAVSTATWSDNHNFYGANDGRWNTWVKDKGDHCMWYYTPDYMPWMYSLASQYTVCDMNFCSLHGPTIPNRYYLMTGAAGGEVTNARQNDYSRSWTTVPEQLQQAGIDWRVYSDNSGNGVRGSLQSGYVGEYGCNVTNSFASFDPRTADEADLAPGTGKIWKANSFVYEGATTPNDDSEANLDAVLRDLIAACEPGAEHPLPEVSWVVMPAAWSEHPGFDTVHGERYMNKVLKTLQSNEDIWNHTLVIITYDENDGKFDHVLPPRPEEGTPGEFSGTTPYGFGPRVPMVLVSPWTRGGYVASEVFDHTSTVKFLETWASHLGKPFTCPNITDWRRSIAGDLTSAIDFAHPRPGPVVIADPVTGTPPKLPEDRMKPRGLSFHPHATFTEDRSAGTVTASMTLAGGPEGKAVSLQVFPDQYLAFDNAPYTVSAATPRSYTWDTNGTDGRYAFSVYGPDGFLRSFAGQVIPESESRGKKHIGIPHVEAELVRGRRAEVRLRLHNDGKHPVRYALKANDYLGGTRKFIVPGGASTVVHWPTEHGYYDVVLTANTGTGWTQRYAGRVATV encoded by the coding sequence ATGACTTTCAGCACCCATGAACTCCCCCTCACCCGGCGCCGGATGCTCCAGACGGCCGCCGTCACCCTCGGCGCGATCGCTGCCGGCCCGGTCGCCGGGGCGGTCGGCGGGGCGCAGGCCAGTGCGGCCGAGTACCACCTGCCCAAGGGCTTCAACGGAGACATATCCGATCTGAAGCACGTGGTGATCCTGATGCAGGAGAACCGCTCCTTCGACCACTACCTCGGCCAGCTGCCCGGCGTACGCGGGCACCACGACAAGCAGGTCCTGAAGTTCCAGGACGGCACCGACGTCTTCCAGCAGCGCGACGCCACCGGCGCCATCGTGACGCCCGCCGTGTCGACCGCCACCTGGAGCGACAACCACAACTTCTACGGTGCCAACGACGGGCGTTGGAACACCTGGGTGAAGGACAAGGGCGACCACTGCATGTGGTACTACACGCCCGACTACATGCCGTGGATGTACTCGCTCGCCTCCCAGTACACCGTCTGCGACATGAACTTCTGCTCGCTGCACGGGCCGACCATCCCGAACCGCTACTACCTGATGACCGGTGCGGCGGGCGGCGAGGTCACCAACGCCAGGCAGAACGACTACAGCCGCAGCTGGACCACCGTCCCCGAGCAGCTCCAGCAGGCCGGCATCGACTGGCGTGTCTACTCCGACAACAGCGGCAACGGTGTCCGGGGCAGCCTCCAGAGCGGTTACGTCGGTGAGTACGGCTGCAACGTCACCAACAGTTTCGCCTCCTTCGACCCCCGTACGGCGGACGAGGCCGACCTCGCACCGGGCACCGGCAAGATCTGGAAGGCCAACTCCTTCGTCTACGAGGGCGCCACCACGCCCAACGACGACTCCGAGGCGAACCTCGACGCCGTGCTCCGCGACCTGATCGCGGCCTGCGAGCCGGGCGCCGAGCACCCGCTTCCCGAGGTCTCCTGGGTGGTGATGCCCGCCGCGTGGAGCGAGCACCCGGGCTTCGACACGGTGCACGGCGAGCGGTACATGAACAAGGTCCTCAAGACGCTCCAGAGCAACGAGGACATCTGGAACCACACCCTGGTGATCATCACCTACGACGAGAACGACGGAAAGTTCGACCACGTCCTGCCCCCGCGCCCGGAGGAGGGCACGCCCGGCGAGTTCTCCGGCACCACTCCGTACGGGTTCGGCCCCCGGGTGCCGATGGTGCTGGTCTCGCCGTGGACGCGGGGCGGCTATGTCGCATCGGAGGTGTTCGACCACACCTCGACGGTGAAGTTCCTGGAGACCTGGGCCTCCCATCTGGGCAAGCCGTTCACCTGCCCGAACATCACCGACTGGCGCCGCTCCATCGCCGGCGACCTGACCAGCGCGATCGACTTCGCGCACCCCCGGCCGGGCCCGGTCGTCATCGCCGACCCGGTCACCGGGACCCCGCCCAAGCTGCCGGAGGACAGGATGAAGCCGCGCGGCCTCTCCTTCCACCCGCACGCGACCTTCACCGAGGACCGCTCGGCCGGCACGGTGACGGCGTCCATGACCCTGGCCGGCGGCCCGGAGGGCAAGGCGGTGAGCCTCCAGGTCTTCCCCGACCAGTACCTCGCCTTCGACAACGCGCCGTACACGGTGAGCGCGGCGACCCCGCGTTCGTACACCTGGGACACGAACGGGACCGACGGCAGGTACGCCTTCTCCGTCTACGGCCCCGACGGCTTCCTGCGCTCCTTCGCCGGACAGGTGATCCCCGAGAGCGAGAGCAGGGGCAAGAAGCACATCGGCATTCCGCACGTCGAGGCGGAGTTGGTGAGGGGCCGGCGCGCCGAGGTCAGGCTGCGGCTGCACAACGACGGCAAGCACCCCGTCCGTTACGCCCTGAAGGCCAACGACTATCTCGGCGGCACCCGGAAGTTCATCGTTCCCGGCGGCGCCTCCACCGTCGTGCACTGGCCCACCGAGCACGGCTACTACGACGTGGTGCTCACCGCCAACACCGGGACGGGGTGGACCCAGCGGTACGCGGGACGCGTGGCGACGGTCTGA
- a CDS encoding S8 family peptidase, translating into MTRPRRKLRYLPAATATALPLALSGALLVSPAAAADDAASTSSATTAVTASAGQAAHDITLVTGDVVHYTDRPGDQDDVTVDRAPGAHGGVSVQSYGHHTYVIPTEAMGLIAAGKLDAELFNVTGLVDMGYDDARSDGIPVIATAPSGRGAVAPAAPDGASQVRKLGGVDATAMKADAGHARAFWKDIAPSAAPKTRAFDADSGIGKLWLDRKVQAALSDSVAQVRAPEAWAKGLDGTGSKVAVLDTGIDDTHPDLKDVVAAEKSFVPGESADDGHGHGTHVASTIAGSGAASGGKEKGVAPGAKLYIGKVLSNAGGGAESGIIEGMEWAREQGVDVVSMSLGTNTSSDGTDPLSQAVDRLSADGGPLFVIAAGNNYTAGSIGSPGAAASALTVGAVDQRDGRAAFSSMGPVAHSYALKPDISAPGVSISAAAAHPAAGAPMYQSMSGTSMATPHVAGGAAILHQAHPDWDADRIKNALMTTSKKLTGMTPYQQGNGRMDVTAAVESTIEAPGSVPTAAFKWPNADAAPVDRTVTYHNTGTADITLDLSLDTKSATVSLPDSSVTVPAGGTAQATVRIDPTGLPASTAATGLSGQVTATDRATGAAVAHTAYALFKEPEAYDYTIELTGRDGKPANGTVALTYPGNAAPGFVAVYGSTTLRLPPRSYSAFGFLDVNGEGPDDLGMAMLVAPDIAVGPGGATAHLDATKARRVRATAPRETENGQTVIQYRRSLAGGGALGSAFVLDKTYTDLYISPTAQTENGVQDLMVHWQLRQKALDATTGTGRTVELTGQDGTAHHDGLRILRTVYAGAGTPADYTGLNAKGRAVIVDRGTSSPEERARAAADAGAAMLITVDDELGRLYEAFGDNHGLTLASTGSADGARLVKEARTGFGFLSLTEHRYPDYQYDLLQYQKGSIPDRDLVYSPDAADLARVDTSFYALRKEAGTREGLGHRLFSPAWGQGVGGTQKEGYPDERTDYITPAPAGLGVWNEDHRFTLSSLGADSVLEVAPGQVYAAGKRYPGDWFKPVNAPRFGEGLWRPSRTSNGLSWSVPAWSGGSDGHIARSPGGAASSELRRGDTVLGTGAYAGYYTGLQAAEQEYTLRFKADRDNGTWAGSTSTDTTWTFRSAAPPQGTPKKEVPVLDLGYDVDTDLRGQVRAGSRVPLGLSSSSYTSGVTATGATLQASYDDGKTWRPVTLTKSGDGKWRTTLSTPRHPGDWVSLRATAEGPDGLKVTQDVVRAFGLK; encoded by the coding sequence ATGACGCGACCAAGACGCAAACTTCGATATCTCCCCGCGGCAACCGCCACCGCTCTGCCCCTGGCGCTCAGCGGTGCTCTGCTGGTCTCACCGGCGGCCGCTGCGGACGACGCGGCTTCGACGAGCAGTGCGACCACCGCGGTCACGGCGTCAGCCGGGCAGGCCGCCCACGACATCACGCTGGTCACCGGGGACGTCGTCCACTACACGGACCGGCCCGGTGACCAGGACGACGTCACCGTCGACCGGGCCCCGGGCGCTCACGGTGGAGTGAGCGTGCAGAGCTACGGACACCACACCTATGTGATCCCCACCGAGGCGATGGGGCTGATCGCCGCCGGGAAGCTCGACGCGGAGCTGTTCAACGTCACCGGGCTGGTGGACATGGGCTATGACGACGCCCGGTCCGATGGCATACCCGTGATCGCCACCGCGCCGAGCGGGCGCGGTGCCGTGGCGCCCGCGGCGCCGGACGGGGCCTCGCAGGTGCGGAAGCTCGGCGGGGTCGACGCCACGGCGATGAAGGCCGACGCCGGTCACGCCCGTGCGTTCTGGAAGGACATCGCCCCGTCGGCCGCGCCGAAGACGCGCGCGTTCGACGCGGACAGCGGCATCGGCAAGCTGTGGCTCGACCGCAAGGTGCAGGCGGCGCTCAGCGACTCGGTCGCGCAGGTGCGCGCGCCCGAGGCCTGGGCGAAGGGGCTGGACGGGACCGGCAGCAAGGTGGCCGTCCTCGACACCGGGATCGACGACACCCACCCGGACCTGAAGGACGTGGTCGCGGCCGAGAAGAGCTTCGTGCCGGGAGAGAGCGCGGACGACGGGCACGGGCACGGTACGCATGTGGCCTCCACGATCGCCGGGTCGGGCGCCGCGTCCGGCGGCAAGGAGAAGGGCGTCGCACCGGGCGCGAAGCTCTACATCGGCAAGGTCCTGTCCAACGCGGGCGGCGGCGCCGAGTCGGGGATCATCGAGGGCATGGAGTGGGCCCGGGAGCAGGGTGTCGACGTGGTGTCGATGAGCCTGGGCACCAACACCTCGTCCGACGGAACCGACCCGCTCTCGCAGGCCGTCGACCGGCTGTCCGCCGACGGCGGCCCGCTGTTCGTGATCGCCGCCGGAAACAACTACACGGCGGGCTCGATCGGTTCGCCCGGCGCCGCGGCCTCCGCGCTGACGGTGGGCGCGGTCGACCAGCGTGATGGCCGGGCGGCCTTCTCCAGCATGGGGCCGGTGGCGCACTCCTACGCCCTGAAGCCGGACATCTCCGCACCCGGCGTGTCCATCAGCGCCGCTGCCGCCCACCCGGCGGCCGGCGCACCGATGTACCAGTCGATGAGCGGTACGTCGATGGCCACGCCGCACGTCGCGGGCGGCGCCGCGATCCTGCACCAGGCACACCCCGACTGGGACGCGGACCGGATCAAGAACGCGCTGATGACGACGTCGAAGAAGCTGACCGGCATGACGCCCTATCAGCAGGGCAACGGACGCATGGACGTCACCGCGGCCGTGGAATCCACCATCGAGGCGCCCGGCTCCGTTCCGACGGCGGCCTTCAAGTGGCCGAACGCGGACGCGGCCCCGGTCGACCGCACCGTCACCTACCACAACACCGGCACGGCCGACATCACCCTGGACCTGAGCCTGGACACCAAGAGCGCGACGGTGTCGCTGCCCGACTCGTCGGTGACCGTCCCGGCGGGCGGCACCGCGCAGGCGACGGTGCGGATCGACCCGACGGGTCTGCCCGCGTCCACTGCGGCCACGGGGCTGTCCGGTCAGGTCACCGCGACGGACCGGGCGACCGGCGCGGCCGTCGCGCACACGGCGTACGCCCTGTTCAAGGAGCCGGAGGCCTACGACTACACGATCGAGCTGACCGGCCGGGACGGAAAGCCCGCCAACGGCACGGTCGCCCTGACCTATCCCGGCAACGCGGCACCCGGCTTCGTCGCGGTGTACGGCAGCACCACGCTGCGCCTCCCGCCCCGCAGCTACTCGGCGTTCGGCTTCCTGGACGTGAACGGGGAAGGCCCTGACGACCTCGGCATGGCGATGCTCGTCGCTCCGGACATCGCCGTGGGCCCCGGCGGTGCGACGGCGCACCTCGACGCCACCAAGGCCCGCCGGGTGCGCGCCACCGCGCCGCGCGAGACGGAGAACGGGCAGACGGTCATCCAGTACCGGCGCAGCCTCGCCGGTGGTGGCGCCCTCGGTTCGGCGTTCGTCCTGGACAAGACGTACACGGATCTGTACATCTCGCCCACGGCTCAGACGGAGAACGGCGTCCAGGACCTGATGGTCCACTGGCAGCTGCGGCAGAAGGCCCTCGACGCGACCACCGGCACCGGTCGCACCGTCGAACTCACCGGGCAGGACGGCACCGCCCACCACGACGGTCTCCGGATCCTCAGGACCGTGTACGCGGGCGCCGGCACCCCGGCCGACTACACGGGCCTGAACGCGAAGGGCAGGGCCGTCATCGTCGACCGCGGCACGTCGAGCCCCGAGGAGCGGGCCCGCGCCGCCGCCGACGCGGGGGCGGCCATGCTGATCACCGTGGACGACGAGCTCGGCCGGCTGTACGAGGCGTTCGGCGACAACCACGGTCTGACGCTGGCCAGCACGGGCAGCGCGGACGGGGCGCGGCTGGTCAAGGAGGCGAGGACCGGCTTCGGCTTCCTGAGCCTCACCGAGCACCGCTACCCGGACTACCAGTACGACCTGCTCCAGTACCAGAAGGGTTCCATCCCGGACCGGGACCTGGTCTACTCCCCCGACGCCGCGGACCTGGCGCGTGTGGACACCTCGTTCTACGCGCTCCGCAAGGAGGCGGGGACGCGCGAAGGGCTCGGCCACCGCCTCTTCTCGCCCGCCTGGGGTCAGGGCGTGGGCGGTACGCAGAAGGAGGGCTACCCGGACGAGCGCACCGACTACATCACTCCGGCACCGGCCGGGCTCGGCGTGTGGAACGAGGACCACCGGTTCACCCTGAGTTCCCTCGGCGCCGACTCCGTCCTGGAGGTCGCGCCGGGGCAGGTGTACGCCGCGGGCAAGCGCTACCCCGGTGACTGGTTCAAGCCCGTCAACGCCCCCCGGTTCGGTGAGGGCCTGTGGCGGCCCAGCCGTACCAGCAACGGGCTCTCCTGGAGCGTGCCCGCCTGGTCCGGTGGCTCCGACGGCCACATCGCGCGGTCGCCCGGCGGCGCCGCCTCCTCCGAACTGCGCCGTGGTGACACGGTGTTGGGCACGGGCGCCTACGCCGGCTACTACACCGGTCTGCAGGCCGCCGAGCAGGAGTACACGCTCAGGTTCAAGGCGGACCGCGACAACGGCACCTGGGCCGGGTCCACGTCCACGGACACCACCTGGACGTTCCGCTCGGCGGCGCCGCCGCAGGGCACTCCCAAGAAGGAGGTCCCGGTCCTCGACCTCGGGTACGACGTCGACACCGACCTGCGCGGGCAGGTGCGCGCGGGCAGCCGGGTACCGCTGGGTCTGAGCTCGTCCAGCTACACCAGCGGCGTCACGGCGACCGGGGCCACGCTCCAGGCGTCGTACGACGACGGGAAGACGTGGCGGCCCGTCACGCTGACGAAGTCCGGCGACGGGAAGTGGCGGACGACCCTCAGCACGCCGCGCCACCCCGGTGACTGGGTCTCGCTGCGGGCGACCGCTGAGGGGCCGGACGGGCTGAAGGTCACGCAGGACGTCGTCCGGGCGTTCGGCCTGAAGTAG